In the genome of Streptomyces fagopyri, the window GACGGACGCGTGGCGGCGGCTGAACGCGGCGCCGGACAAGCCGATGCTCAACCGGGCGATCCGGCAGACCTATCCGCCGGGGTCGACGTTCAAGGTGGTGACGGCCGCGGCGGCGCTGGAGACCGGCGTGGTCACGGATGTCGACGATTCGACCGACTCCCCCGATCCGTACACGCTGCCCGGCAGTACGACCTGGCTGACGAACGAGACGGAGGGCTGCGCGGACGCGTCGCTGCGGTACGCCTTCGAGTGGTCGTGCAACACGGTCTTCGCCAAGCTCGGCGTGGACGTGGGACTGCGTGACATGACCCGCACGGCGGCCGCCTTCGGCTTCAACGACAAGAAGCTGCGGATCCCGTTCCTGGCCGCGCCCAGCAATTTCGACACCCGCCTCGACAGGGCGCAGCTGGCGCTCTCCTCCATCGGCCAGTTCGACACGCGGGCCACGCCCCTGCAGATGGCGATGGTCTCGGCGGCCGTGGCGAGCGGCGGGACGGTCAAGTCGCCCTATCTGGTGGAACGCAGGAAAGGACTGGACGGGATGACCGTCGCGAGGACCGGCCCGCGCACGCTCCGCCAGGCGATGAGCCCGGTGACGGCCGCGCGGATGCGCCGGCTGATGACGGACGTGGTGACGGACGGCACCGGCGCGAACGCCGCGATTCCGGGGGCGACCGTCGGCGGCAAGACCGGGACCGCCCAGCACGGCATCGACAACCTGGGGCTGCCGTACGCCTGGTTCATCTCCTGGGCCCAGGCGGACGACTCGCTGCAGCCCGCGGTGGCGGTCGCGGTCGTCGTCGAGGACGCGGCGGCGGACCGGGGCGACATCAGCGGGGGCGGCGACGCGGCGCCGATCGCGAGGTCCGTGATGGAGGCGGTGCTGGGGTTCCGTGACGGGGGCGGGGACGCGGGCGGAGGCGGGGACGCGGGCGGCGCCGGCGGCAACGGCAACGAGGACGGGAGCGACAACGGGAGCGGTGACGGGCGTCATGGAGGTCGGTTCCGGCCGGAATGAGATATCCGGCCTGAATCGGCGTACTGATGGGAGGGCTCCCCACCACAAGGCCCCAGTCCTGTCATGCCGGAGGTACCTCGCCCGTGAGCATCACCAGAGTGGCCCCGCCCGGGACCGGCCGCCGCGACCCGGAGGAACCACGGACCGCGGACGAACCGCGGGACGCGGACCGACCACAGGACCCGGACGAACCGCGGGACGCGGAGGCGGACGTGCCGCCGGTGCGCGCGGAAGGCGCCCCCGGGCGCGCCGATGATCCGCGGGGCTGGCACTTCAACTCGCCGCTCGTGCTGGTCATGCTGCTGATCGTCCTGGTGCTGGCGCAGGGCCCGGTCCGCGGCGCCCTGTCCGCGCCCGTGATGCAGAGCTGGATGACCGTGTTCGTCGCGGTGGTCCTCCAGGCGCTGCCCTTCCTGGTCCTCGGCGTGCTGCTGTCGGCGGCCATCGCGGTGTTCGTCCCGCCCGCGTTCTTCGCTCGGGCGCTGCCGAAACGGCCCGCGCTGGCCGTGCCGGTGGCCGGGATGGCCGGGGCGGTGCTGCCGGGCTGCGAGTGCGCTTCGGTTCCGGTGGCCGGGGCGCTGGTGCGCCGGGGGGTGACTCCGGCGGCGGCGCTGGCGTTCCTGCTGTCGGCGCCGGCGATCAACCCGATCGTGCTGACGGCGACCGCCGTCGCGTTCCCCCGCGATCCCGGGATGGTCGTGGCCCGCTTCGTGGCGAGTCTGCTGGTGGCGTGCTCGATGGGGTGGCTGTGGCAGCGGCTGGGCCGTGCCGACTGGCTGCGGCCTCCGGCCCGCCCCTCGCACGAGGGCCTCGGCAGGGGTGCCGCGTTCTGGGGGTCCGTACGGCACGACGTGATGCACGCCGGCGGCTTCCTCGTCATCGGGGCCATGGCGGCGGCCACCCTCAAGGCCGTCGTACCGGCGAGCTGGCTGCACGCGGCGGCCGACAATCCGGTGGTGGCGATCCTCGCCCTGGCCGTCCTCGCGGTGCTGCTGTCCATCTGCTCCGAGGCCGACGCGTTCGTGGTCTCGTCGCTGACCCAGTTCTCGCTGACCGCGCGGCTGGCCTTCCTCGTGGTGGGACCGATGATCGACCTCAAGCTCTTCGCCATGCAGGCGGGCACGTTCGGCCGCGGGTTCGCCCTCCGGTTCGCGCCCGCCACCTTCGTGCTGGCCGTCGTCGGATCGGTGCTCGTCGGGACGGTGCTCCTGTGAACCGGCAGGCCCAGGCGGCGATCATGTTCCTGGTCGGCGCCGCGGTACTGCACGCCGGCTTCACCGATCTCTATCTGCGCTACGTCAAGGCCGGGCTGCGGCCCCTGCTCCTCGCGGCCGGTGTCGTCCTGATCCTCGCGGCGCTGGCGACGGTCCGGTACGACCGGCGCGCGTCGAAGGGCGAGGGCCGACACGGGGAGGGCGAGGGCGAGGGCACGGCGGAAGGGGCCGGGAGCGGGGACGGACACGGGCACGCGCACCGGGAACCCCGTGTCTCCTGGCTCCTCGTCCTGCCCCTGTTCGCCCTCATCCTGGTCGCCCCGCCCGCCCTCGGCTCCTACAGCGCCCTGCACACCGGTACGGCGCTGCAGGCACCCCTCGCCTATCCGCGCCTGCCGGCCACCGACCCGCTCCCGCTCAGCGTCGTCGACTACGCGGGGCGCGCCGCGTACGGGCACGGCCGCACCCTGGGGCACCGGCGGATCGAGGTCACCGGCTTCGTCGCCCTCGGCCACGACGGCACCCCGTACCTGGTCCGGATGGCCCTCAACTGCTGTGCCGCCGACGCGCAGCCGGTCAAGATCGGCCTGACCGGGCACATCCCGCCCGTCCTGCAGCCCGACGCCTGGCTGCGGGTCACCGGCACCTACACCGGCAAGCGGGCCAAGGACCCGGTCAACGGCGGTGTCATCCCCTTCCTCGACGTCACCGAGGCCAGGCCGGTCCCGACCCCGCACGACCCGTACGACGAGAGCTGGAACAACTGACACGGGGGTTCCCGACGGCCTGGGGGCCCTCGACCCGGAGTTCGTCGTCCGGTCCGCTCAGGAGGCGCCGGGCAGCGCCTCCCGGCGGCGCAGCCACTCCTGCGGTACGCCGTCGACGCCGGTGCGGGCGGCGACGATCCCGCCCGTGATGGCGCAGGTCGTGTCCACGTCGCCGAAGCCCTCCGCCGTGGTCCACAGGGCGGAGACCAGGTCGGCGGGGTGGCGGGCCGCGCACCAGACGGCGAACGGGACGGTGTCGTCGGCGCGGACGCGCCGTCCGCTGCCGAGGAGGTCCGCGGCCTTCCAGGGTTCGGTGGTGAAGGGGACCCCGGCCGCCTCGGTGAGGCCGTCGCGGACCGCGCTCGCCGGGGTGGCGGCCGCGACGGCGGTGAGGTCCAGTTCGCCCCGGACGGAGAGCGCCGCCGCCGTCGCGACCGCGACCGCTCCCGCGACACCCTCCGGGTGGGCGTGCGTCACCCGGGCGGAGAGTGCCGCCTGTTCGGCGACGAGCGGCAGGCTCCGGTGGAACCAGGCGCCGAGCGGGGCGACGCGCATGGCCGCGCCGTTGCCGAGGCTGCCCTCGCCGTCGAAGAGCTCCCGGGCCAGTTCCGGCCAGCGCTCCGGCTCCTGGACCAGGCGGGGCAGGAGTCGGCGCATTCCGTGGCCGTAACCGCGGGCCGGGTCCGCGTCGTGGCCCAGGGCGAAGGC includes:
- a CDS encoding permease, which codes for MSITRVAPPGTGRRDPEEPRTADEPRDADRPQDPDEPRDAEADVPPVRAEGAPGRADDPRGWHFNSPLVLVMLLIVLVLAQGPVRGALSAPVMQSWMTVFVAVVLQALPFLVLGVLLSAAIAVFVPPAFFARALPKRPALAVPVAGMAGAVLPGCECASVPVAGALVRRGVTPAAALAFLLSAPAINPIVLTATAVAFPRDPGMVVARFVASLLVACSMGWLWQRLGRADWLRPPARPSHEGLGRGAAFWGSVRHDVMHAGGFLVIGAMAAATLKAVVPASWLHAAADNPVVAILALAVLAVLLSICSEADAFVVSSLTQFSLTARLAFLVVGPMIDLKLFAMQAGTFGRGFALRFAPATFVLAVVGSVLVGTVLL
- a CDS encoding TIGR03943 family putative permease subunit, with the protein product MNRQAQAAIMFLVGAAVLHAGFTDLYLRYVKAGLRPLLLAAGVVLILAALATVRYDRRASKGEGRHGEGEGEGTAEGAGSGDGHGHAHREPRVSWLLVLPLFALILVAPPALGSYSALHTGTALQAPLAYPRLPATDPLPLSVVDYAGRAAYGHGRTLGHRRIEVTGFVALGHDGTPYLVRMALNCCAADAQPVKIGLTGHIPPVLQPDAWLRVTGTYTGKRAKDPVNGGVIPFLDVTEARPVPTPHDPYDESWNN
- a CDS encoding ADP-ribosylglycohydrolase family protein; the protein is MTPEPNSVRTDRPSARRSLEGLALGDAFGERWFPLVRDHPRAYAEIRARLTPHEPVWHWTDDTAMALGVLRVLDQYGEVRPRELAQAFALGHDADPARGYGHGMRRLLPRLVQEPERWPELARELFDGEGSLGNGAAMRVAPLGAWFHRSLPLVAEQAALSARVTHAHPEGVAGAVAVATAAALSVRGELDLTAVAAATPASAVRDGLTEAAGVPFTTEPWKAADLLGSGRRVRADDTVPFAVWCAARHPADLVSALWTTAEGFGDVDTTCAITGGIVAARTGVDGVPQEWLRRREALPGAS
- a CDS encoding penicillin-binding transpeptidase domain-containing protein, with amino-acid sequence MTKYIRRAAALCAVLLVALLVNAARVQVVRGGAYDDNPANRRQSIARYGQPRGDILVGGRPVTGSRDTGEQLRYERTYTDGPLYAPVTGFASQVYGRTSLESTEDGILSGTDPMLSPLPLWNDVTRARNPGGQVVTTLDPAAQRAAYEGLGRRRGAVAAIQPSTGRILALVSTPSYDPGLLSGTGTAVTDAWRRLNAAPDKPMLNRAIRQTYPPGSTFKVVTAAAALETGVVTDVDDSTDSPDPYTLPGSTTWLTNETEGCADASLRYAFEWSCNTVFAKLGVDVGLRDMTRTAAAFGFNDKKLRIPFLAAPSNFDTRLDRAQLALSSIGQFDTRATPLQMAMVSAAVASGGTVKSPYLVERRKGLDGMTVARTGPRTLRQAMSPVTAARMRRLMTDVVTDGTGANAAIPGATVGGKTGTAQHGIDNLGLPYAWFISWAQADDSLQPAVAVAVVVEDAAADRGDISGGGDAAPIARSVMEAVLGFRDGGGDAGGGGDAGGAGGNGNEDGSDNGSGDGRHGGRFRPE